The Natrinema saccharevitans genome includes the window GCGTCGTCCGGATACGGAAGCGCCCGCGCGTCGCCGCGGACCGGTTCGACGTTCGAATCGCCGTCCGCTCGCGTCCGCGTCCGGAGGTGTTCGACCATCTCCGATTGGACGTCTACGGCGTGTACCGTCCCCGACGGCTCGACCGCCCGCGCGACCGTCCCCGTGTAGTAGCCCGTTCCCGGCCCGACCTCGAGAAGACGTTCACCGGGCCGGGGCTCGAGTACGTCACACAGCCTCGAGCGAGTGACGACCGGACGCGGCAGGTCGATCGCGTGGCGCTGGGCGTACGGACACGGTGACGGGTTCGACCGCCACCGGAGGGCGTATCCGAGTCCGGCGAGCAACACGACCCCGAGCAGGGCGGCGATCGCTCGCGGGAGACGACGAGAACTCATAGGAATACGGTCCGCACGGATTGACTACAGTCTTCCCCCGAACCGACGCGAGCCCTGTTGGCTTGCCGTCGTATCCCATCGACGATGGCCATCGAAGTCGACCGGAGACGATGTCCGACACCCTTCGCACGCGAACGGACGGCGAGTTCGACGACGTCGTCGCGGAAACGACCGACGTCCTCGAGGACGACGTCGACCCGGTCGGTGACGACGCGTACGAGCGCCTCGAGCGAGTTCTCGAGTCCTGTAACACCGCGGTCCTACCGGCCTACGGCACCACGCTCTCCGCTCGTATCGCGTTCGCTTTCCGGTCGCCGCTACCGGACTACGAGGACGGGAATCGGTGATCGTCGAACGACGGTTTCAGCGACGCTCCCGAGCAGGACGCGGGAGACCCCCTCCTTTCCGTGGCTTCCGATGACGATCAGATCGACCGATTCCTCCGCCGCCTGCGCGACGATGCGGTCGTCCGGTTCGCCCGTGACTATGTTCGTTTCGAGACTGCGATCGTACTCGGCTGCGAGTTCCGTCGCCGTCTCGAGAACGTCGGCTGCGTGTTCCTTCGCTTTCTCGGAAACCGGTGCTTGCAGTTCCGGTCCGAGGAGTTGCGCCCAGCGCCCCTCGGGTATCTCGATGACGTACAGCGCGATGACGGTTGCGTCCGGGAATTCGTCGAAGGTCAATTCGAGAGCTTCCGTCGCTTGCGGCGACCCGTCGTAGGGAACGAGAACTCGATCGGCCATGACGAATGGCTTCGACCACCCAATATAAAATCGTCACGCCTGTTCGATGGCTGAAAAATTGCTCCAGCGGCCACCAAAAGTGTTGTCGGACACTCGCCGTGGCCTCCCGTTGCGTGAACTTCGATCGGTTTCGGTTCGGCCGCTGACCCCTCGAGTGGACTGCTGTCGTAGCTGCCAGTCGTTGCACACCAGATCGCACGGCGGCGTTGCGATCAGTATGTAACTCCATTCAGTAGTTTCGATAGCAATTGAGTTCCCTGTCCCCTGTCGCAGCACACACTGACGGGTGAAACCGACGAGATCGACCACGGAGTCGCCTGCCGAGCCTGTCCGTGCAGTGTTCTCGTGTCCGACGCCCGTCGGCGAATCAGGCCGCGCAGTTGTTGGGGCCGAGTTCGAGTTCCGTCGCCTCAGACTCGTCCTCGGGCGGCTCCGTCCCCGTGTTGATCTCGATCACGCGCTCGTAGTTCGGCGGTTTTTCGGGGGCGTTCTCGACTAACCGGTCTACGAACTCGTCCTCGTCCAGTCCGAGCAACTCGAGATCGTCGCGGAGGTCGCCAAGGCGAGCGCAGATCGACTCGCCCGGCGAGCCGACCTCGTATCGGTTGTCCGCCGTGACCGATACGTGTCCCGGACAGACTCGCGTCTCGTCCGGCAGTTCGAGAACGGTGTCGTGGATCGATTCGTACAGTAGTTCGGCGCCGTTCGCCGCGTCCTCGTCACCGAACTGAAGCTCCGTCCGGCCGACGGACTCGACGAACAGCGTGTCACCCGTCAGCAGCGCCTCGCCGTCGACGAGGTAGTTGACCATCTCGGTCGTGTGTCCCGGCGTCTGTAGCGTCTCGATTTCGACGTCGCCGAGGGCGATCGTCTCGCCGTCGGCAAGCGGTTCGTAGTCGTATTCGACGCCCCGCTCGCTCGCGCGTTCGCCGAGGTGGTAGGATACGTCTAGCTCGGCCGCCAGTTTCGGCCCGCCCGAGATGTGGTCGGCGTGGACGTGGGTGTCGAGGACGCGCTCGATCGCGAGTCCGGCCTCCTCGGCGGCGATCTTGAACTGGTCCGTCTGTCGGGTCGGATCGACGACGACCGCCGACTCGGCGGCTTTCGAACCGACGACGTAGCCGAGACAGCCCTTTGCCCGGCGCTGTAGCTGCAGGACGACGAGATCCTCGTTTTCCGTCTCGACGGGGACGACCTCGTACACCTTGCTCCAGTCTTCCATCCCGCCTTTCACGACGGCCACGTCGTCGTAGCCGCGTTGCTCGAGTTCGAAACCGAACGGCGTCGACGTGAGCCCCTTCCCACAGATCACGACGATCGAGTCGTCGTTGTTCGCCGCCTCGATGCGCTCGATTTTCCCGTCCTCGAACTCGCCGCTTGGGTCGAACGGGACGTTTTCGGCGCCGTGAATCCGCCACCCCTCGTAACTGTCTTCGGGGCGCGTATCGACGAGCGTGAACGACTCGTCCGAGTCGATCAGTTCCGCGAGCCGTTCGGGTGATAGTTGGGTCACCATTGGGATCTCCTTACAAGACTCATACTGCGAGCCCGCTGATAGGAATCATCCCTGCACAGGCACCCTCGAGGACCGAGACGGGGCTCGACCGGTCCGAGGACGTGTGTCGCTGTCGGTTGGCTCGTTTCGGCACACGCTTCGTCGTCGGCTATAGTAGCCACTGAAACGAGTCACACACCGATCGCACCGCTGTCGTGCGATCGGGTACGCAATGACTGTCAGTGGCTACGATACGAGACTACACCGGCAGGCCAGCGGCGACGTTCCCGTTGCAATGATAGTACGGGTTCCAGTAATGGGGGACTTTTAGCCAGCGCGTCGTCGAGGAACGTATGCAGGATCCTCGATGGCTGCAACTGAGTGAAGACGAAATAAACAAGTTCCTCGGTCGCGGCGGTACCGGCGTCATCTCCTTCGCCACGGATCCCGACGAACCGCCGGTTTCGATCCCCGTCTCGTACGGATACAGCGCGGACGTGAAGCGGTTTTACTATCGACTGTCGATCCCACAGGACAGCAGAAAGGAGGACCTCGTGGACAACCCCGTCTCCTTCGTGACACACGACGAGACCGACGCCGGATGGCGAAGCGTCGTCGCCACGGGACGGCTTTCGGATACGGCCGACGCACCGTACGAGTCGACCGAAATACAGGGGATGTGGGGGATCCGGATCCCGATCGTCGACGTGTTCGAGCGACCGCCGAGGGAGATGACGTTCCGCTATTTCAGCCTCGATCCGGACACGATGACGGGGCGGAAAGAGGTCCGAACTGACACGTAGCGAGCGGCCGTCCACCAACGGCTACTCCGTGCTGTCGTCCCGATTTCCCGTGCAATCGCGGGACGGCGCGGTTTCGTCGGAACCGACGGGCAGCAGTCCGTATGACACACGACCGTTTCAGTGGCTACTACGGGAGGTACGCGACTGGCGGCTCCGTCATCGAACGATCGTCACCGGGACCGGGGAGCGCCGCGTGACGGTTTCGGCCACGCTTCCGAGCAGGACGCGAGTAACGCCCGATCGGCCGTGACTGCCCATGACGATGTGATCGACGTCGTTCTTGTCGGCGTACTCGACGATCGTTCGAGCGGCCGGTCCCGTTTCGACCGCGGTGTCGATGGTGGTCGTCTCGAGAATCCCCGCTTCGTCAGCTCGATCGCGTGCCTCTTCGCCGAGTTCGGTACCCCGTTCGACGGCCTGGTCGTGGATCTGTGGATCGTAGTAGCCGCCGCCCCCGTAGTCACTGTAGACACCCGCCATCGGATCGACGACGTGTAACGTCGTGATCCGCTCGCCGTCGTGATTCGAGACCGCGTGATCGAACGCGGCCCACGCTTGCGATGAGCCGTCCAACGGGACGAGTACGTGCGTTCCCATACCGGGGACACGTCAGCGACGTACAAGAAACCTGGCCGAAAACGGCCGCTTGCGACCGGCTCGAGCGCGACCGCCGGTGACTCGAGTACGGTCGCGTGACGGTCGTACCGGCGAGAGAGTCCGCCGTCGTCACACTTGGGCCCCGAGATTAAGACGTCTCGCGTCGTCGACTCATCCGGTGTACTCATGCCAATCGATGACTTAGCCCGCAGCGACGTCGTAACGGCCGCACCCGACGCGTCGGTCGCCGAACTCGCGGCGACGATGGACGAGGAGGGCGTCGGGAGTATCGTGATCACCGACGACGATGCGCCGGTGGGTATCGTGACCGACCGCGACCTGACTGTGCGCGTCCTCGCCGACGGGACCGACGCCGAGCGGACGGCAACGGAGGTAATGACCGAAGATCCCTGTACGATCGAGCGGGACGGCGGGTTCTACGAGGCGACGGATCTGATGGCCGAACACGGCGTGCGCCGCCTCCCCGTCAGCGACGGCGACCAGCTCGTCGGCATAATCACGGCCGACGATCTGACGGAACTCATCGCCGACGAGGAACAACAGCTCGCGGACGTCATTCGGGCCCAGCGACCCGAATACTGATCCCCGGCGGTCCGTGGTCCGTCACTCGCCGTCCCGAGACAACTCCGTCGGCGTGCGGTCGGCCTCGACAGCGATCGCGACGTCCCGACTCGTCCGCCGGTCGCTGGACGGTCGCCGGTGACGACGTGGTCCGACTGCCGATCGTCCGGCAGTGTCGAACGCTCGAGCGCCTCGGACGGTCTCCTTTTTCGGAGTGGCTGTGTGTTTGGGACAGTTCCGATGGCCGATTCCGTGGTCCGTGACGACGCGCTCGCTTCCGATCGGACGTGGTGAGGCCGCCGTCGACGGCGGCCCGCTGACGAGCAGTGCCGCACCGAGGGCGGTCGCCGGGCTCGCCGTATCGGGGTTCCAACGTTCCCGGTACGCCATCGGTCTCGCGAACGGCGACAGCGATCGAGCCGAGCAACGGCGTGATACCGACGTCGATCTCGTAGCCGTTCCGTGCGGACCACCGCACGCTGTTTCGGCGATTGGACCAGATTCCCCTTATCGATCGCCACCCAAGGACGCACATGGACGACTGCCACGGAAGTGACAGCGAACGAAGCGTGTCGCGTCGAACGATCCTCGCCGGGTCGGCCCTCACCGGACTGACCGCTCTGGCCGGGTGCCTCAACGGTAACGAGGCGAGCAATCCCGACCCGGTCACGATCGAGGACGGGACGAACTGTGACAACTGCACGATGGCAATCGTCGACTACCCCGGCCCGGTCGGTGAATCGTTCTACGACGACGCCGAGGAGTTACTCGACGAGGACCGTCCGGCACAGTTCTGCAGTTCGCTCTGTACGTACGCGTTCACGTTCGAACACGAAGACGAGCAAGAGCCGAGCGTGACGTACGTGACCGACTACTCGAGCGTCGACTACGAGATCGATACCGGCGGCGACGCGCCCGAAATTACCAGCCACGTCGAG containing:
- a CDS encoding class I SAM-dependent methyltransferase, whose translation is MSSRRLPRAIAALLGVVLLAGLGYALRWRSNPSPCPYAQRHAIDLPRPVVTRSRLCDVLEPRPGERLLEVGPGTGYYTGTVARAVEPSGTVHAVDVQSEMVEHLRTRTRADGDSNVEPVRGDARALPYPDDAFDAAYLVLVLGEIPDQERTLDELERVLEPGGRLVVGESLPDPHFVGFERLRRRVERRGLTFDGRVGTRAGYFVRFDASAAERPPR
- a CDS encoding universal stress protein, producing the protein MADRVLVPYDGSPQATEALELTFDEFPDATVIALYVIEIPEGRWAQLLGPELQAPVSEKAKEHAADVLETATELAAEYDRSLETNIVTGEPDDRIVAQAAEESVDLIVIGSHGKEGVSRVLLGSVAETVVRRSPIPVLVVR
- a CDS encoding MBL fold metallo-hydrolase, encoding MVTQLSPERLAELIDSDESFTLVDTRPEDSYEGWRIHGAENVPFDPSGEFEDGKIERIEAANNDDSIVVICGKGLTSTPFGFELEQRGYDDVAVVKGGMEDWSKVYEVVPVETENEDLVVLQLQRRAKGCLGYVVGSKAAESAVVVDPTRQTDQFKIAAEEAGLAIERVLDTHVHADHISGGPKLAAELDVSYHLGERASERGVEYDYEPLADGETIALGDVEIETLQTPGHTTEMVNYLVDGEALLTGDTLFVESVGRTELQFGDEDAANGAELLYESIHDTVLELPDETRVCPGHVSVTADNRYEVGSPGESICARLGDLRDDLELLGLDEDEFVDRLVENAPEKPPNYERVIEINTGTEPPEDESEATELELGPNNCAA
- a CDS encoding pyridoxamine 5'-phosphate oxidase family protein; amino-acid sequence: MQDPRWLQLSEDEINKFLGRGGTGVISFATDPDEPPVSIPVSYGYSADVKRFYYRLSIPQDSRKEDLVDNPVSFVTHDETDAGWRSVVATGRLSDTADAPYESTEIQGMWGIRIPIVDVFERPPREMTFRYFSLDPDTMTGRKEVRTDT
- a CDS encoding universal stress protein; amino-acid sequence: MGTHVLVPLDGSSQAWAAFDHAVSNHDGERITTLHVVDPMAGVYSDYGGGGYYDPQIHDQAVERGTELGEEARDRADEAGILETTTIDTAVETGPAARTIVEYADKNDVDHIVMGSHGRSGVTRVLLGSVAETVTRRSPVPVTIVR
- a CDS encoding CBS domain-containing protein, with the protein product MPIDDLARSDVVTAAPDASVAELAATMDEEGVGSIVITDDDAPVGIVTDRDLTVRVLADGTDAERTATEVMTEDPCTIERDGGFYEATDLMAEHGVRRLPVSDGDQLVGIITADDLTELIADEEQQLADVIRAQRPEY
- a CDS encoding nitrous oxide reductase accessory protein NosL; the encoded protein is MDDCHGSDSERSVSRRTILAGSALTGLTALAGCLNGNEASNPDPVTIEDGTNCDNCTMAIVDYPGPVGESFYDDAEELLDEDRPAQFCSSLCTYAFTFEHEDEQEPSVTYVTDYSSVDYEIDTGGDAPEITSHVEADAFAPITDLTLVVDSEVEGAMGASMIGFSDSDDADAFQADYGGDLYDHGDVSRDLVMSMM